The proteins below are encoded in one region of Candidatus Alcyoniella australis:
- the galT gene encoding galactose-1-phosphate uridylyltransferase: MSELRYDPTRRQWIATATERMDRPQMPRDWCPFCPGSGKVPEHYDVHIYANDFPTLSSPPPEPMLPDDPLYRVKPSWGACDVVLYHPDHNTSFLELSDEHLLKLLRLWQQRYLEHCDNRHVRYVYIFENNGEAIGVTMPHPHGQIYAYPFLPPVIDAEVRAARDYLRKHDRCLHCEIIQRELRFKQRMVYRGEGFVGFIPFWARWPFEVHLYPRKHTPDITALKGRRALGLMRSIRAVLRAYQGYYGPRFPYMMVMHQAPARSHDDPACHLHVEFYPVMRSRTKQKFRAGSETGAGMFVNDSAPEYKAAELRAYVE; the protein is encoded by the coding sequence ATGAGCGAGCTGCGTTACGACCCGACCCGGCGGCAGTGGATCGCCACGGCCACCGAGCGCATGGACCGGCCGCAGATGCCCCGCGACTGGTGCCCGTTCTGCCCGGGCAGCGGCAAGGTTCCCGAACACTACGACGTACACATCTACGCCAACGACTTCCCCACGCTCAGTTCGCCGCCGCCCGAGCCGATGCTGCCCGACGATCCGCTGTACCGCGTTAAGCCCAGCTGGGGCGCGTGCGACGTGGTGCTCTACCACCCGGATCACAACACCAGCTTTCTCGAACTGAGCGACGAGCACCTGCTCAAGCTGCTGCGGCTGTGGCAGCAACGCTATCTGGAACACTGCGACAACCGCCACGTGCGCTACGTCTACATCTTCGAGAACAACGGCGAGGCGATCGGCGTGACCATGCCGCACCCTCACGGCCAGATCTACGCCTATCCGTTTTTACCGCCGGTGATCGACGCCGAGGTGCGCGCGGCGCGCGACTATCTGCGCAAACACGATCGCTGCCTGCACTGCGAGATCATCCAGCGCGAGCTGCGCTTCAAACAACGCATGGTCTATCGCGGTGAAGGGTTCGTCGGCTTCATTCCGTTCTGGGCGCGTTGGCCGTTCGAGGTACACCTCTACCCGCGCAAACACACGCCGGACATCACCGCACTCAAGGGCCGCCGGGCATTGGGCCTGATGCGCTCGATTCGGGCCGTGCTGCGAGCCTACCAGGGCTACTACGGCCCGCGCTTCCCCTACATGATGGTGATGCATCAGGCCCCGGCGCGCAGTCACGACGATCCAGCCTGCCACCTGCACGTCGAGTTCTACCCGGTGATGCGCAGCCGCACCAAGCAGAAGTTCCGCGCCGGATCCGAGACCGGGGCCGGAATGTTCGTCAACGATTCAGCGCCCGAGTACAAGGCCGCGGAGCTACGAGCGTATGTTGAATGA
- the bioD gene encoding dethiobiotin synthase: protein MIEHGLFITSTDTGAGKTAVAACLTAALIARGREALALKPLESGCTATPEGLIGPDSSLLCRVSGLLLDQVVVERFTWPVAPAVATRLAGVEQLDLDELAERINSLAPRGVTALVESIGGLLVPLNEEQTTADLARILGLPLLLVVANRLGCLSHALLSVEAIRSRGLEFAGWVLTELAPDDPADAARNENYVELAARIDAPCLGRLPFVGGLAVLPADGLAALAEEHLGAALQLLDPGN, encoded by the coding sequence GTGATCGAACACGGACTGTTTATCACCTCGACCGATACCGGCGCGGGCAAGACCGCCGTGGCCGCCTGCCTGACCGCCGCGCTGATCGCCCGCGGCCGCGAGGCATTGGCACTCAAGCCGCTGGAGTCCGGCTGCACGGCCACGCCCGAGGGGTTGATCGGCCCGGACTCGAGCCTGCTGTGCCGGGTCAGCGGATTGCTGCTCGACCAGGTGGTGGTGGAGCGCTTCACTTGGCCGGTGGCCCCGGCCGTGGCCACACGCCTGGCCGGAGTGGAGCAGCTTGACTTGGACGAGTTGGCCGAGCGCATCAACTCGCTGGCGCCGCGCGGCGTGACCGCGTTGGTCGAATCGATCGGCGGGCTGCTCGTGCCGCTGAACGAGGAACAGACCACGGCCGACCTGGCGCGCATCCTGGGCCTGCCGCTGCTGCTGGTGGTGGCCAACCGCTTGGGATGCCTCAGCCACGCTCTGCTCAGCGTCGAGGCGATCCGCAGCCGCGGCCTGGAGTTCGCCGGTTGGGTGCTCACCGAGCTTGCGCCCGACGACCCGGCGGACGCTGCCCGCAATGAGAATTACGTCGAGCTGGCCGCGCGCATCGACGCGCCGTGCCTGGGGCGACTGCCGTTCGTCGGCGGCCTGGCCGTGCTGCCCGCCGACGGGCTGGCCGCACTGGCCGAGGAACATCTCGGGGCGGCGCTGCAACTTCTTGATCCCGGCAACTAA